In the genome of Candidatus Microbacterium phytovorans, one region contains:
- a CDS encoding alcohol dehydrogenase catalytic domain-containing protein: MRAAYMYGPGDVRVIDAPEPAIEEPTDAVLRTLVACVCGSDLHPYHSMPPSEDGRSMGHEMIGVVEEVGAEVGSVRPGDVVIVPFVWSCGVCDFCRAGLQTSCRVGGIMNGPRTGGAQAEYRRAPLADGTLFRVDVAEDDERMPGLLTLSDVYGTGYHAAVTGGVVPGSTVTVIGDGAVGLLAVLSARQLGAERIVLMGRHTARTDLGRRYGATDVVSARGEEGVAEVRDLTDGDGTEVVIDAVGHLPAFEQALGVVRDGGVVTRVGVPQYETGPIGREQFARNVTITGGVAPVRAYIDRLLPGILDGSVDPGAVFDRTLPLADTAEGYRLMDDREALKVLLRP, from the coding sequence ATGCGCGCTGCCTACATGTACGGACCCGGTGACGTCCGGGTCATCGATGCCCCCGAGCCCGCGATCGAAGAGCCGACGGACGCCGTGCTCCGCACCCTCGTCGCCTGCGTCTGCGGCAGCGATCTGCACCCGTATCACTCGATGCCGCCGAGCGAGGACGGCCGCTCGATGGGGCACGAGATGATCGGCGTCGTCGAGGAGGTCGGCGCCGAGGTCGGCAGCGTCCGACCGGGCGACGTCGTCATCGTGCCGTTCGTGTGGTCGTGCGGGGTGTGCGACTTCTGCCGCGCGGGCCTGCAGACGTCGTGCCGCGTGGGCGGCATCATGAACGGCCCGCGCACCGGCGGAGCCCAGGCCGAGTATCGCCGTGCGCCGCTGGCCGACGGCACGCTCTTCCGGGTCGACGTGGCCGAAGACGACGAGCGGATGCCGGGGCTGCTCACCCTGAGTGACGTCTACGGCACGGGTTACCATGCCGCGGTCACCGGCGGTGTCGTCCCCGGGTCGACGGTGACGGTCATCGGCGACGGCGCCGTGGGGCTGCTCGCGGTGCTGTCGGCACGGCAGCTGGGCGCCGAGCGCATCGTCCTGATGGGGCGACACACCGCCCGCACCGACCTCGGACGCCGCTACGGGGCGACGGATGTCGTGTCCGCCCGCGGCGAGGAGGGTGTCGCCGAGGTGCGCGACCTCACCGACGGCGACGGGACGGAGGTCGTCATCGACGCCGTCGGTCACCTGCCCGCGTTCGAGCAGGCGCTCGGCGTCGTCCGCGACGGCGGCGTCGTCACCCGCGTGGGCGTCCCCCAGTACGAGACCGGTCCGATCGGCCGCGAGCAGTTCGCGCGCAACGTGACGATCACGGGCGGGGTCGCCCCCGTGCGCGCCTACATCGACAGGCTGCTCCCCGGCATCCTCGACGGCTCCGTCGACCCCGGCGCCGTGTTCGACCGGACGCTGCCCCTGGCCGACACCGCCGAGGGCTACCGCCTGATGGACGACCGCGAGGCGCTCAAGGTGCTCCTCCGCCCCTGA
- a CDS encoding sugar ABC transporter ATP-binding protein has product MDPREHAGGVAPVVEVTGATVRFGAETVLDGVDFRLFPGEVHSLMGENGAGKSTLIRALTGVLHLDAGVIRVGGERAGYTTPAGAIAAGISTVYQEIDLLPNLTVAENICLGREPRRFGAVDWRAMVARAREALADLGVDIDPQSVLATHSLAVQQLVAIARAVSIDAKVLVLDEPTSSLDLDEVAELFRVMRELTQRGVAILFVSHFLDQVYEICDRITVLRGGRLIGEYVPTELLRVGLVEKMLGRSAEEMAVHDRGEAALAGRTPLLEATGVTAGAGILDADVRLAEGEVLGFAGLLGSGRTELARALTGVDSTDAGEIRLAGSTVEPRAPREAIALGVVYSSENRRTEGIIEGLSVQDNITLALQAERGMLHRLGNARRRELAQSWIEALDIRPADPDRPAGTLSGGNQQKVLLARLLALSPRVLVLDEPTRGIDVGAKVEIQRLVGELADNGLSVVFISAELEEVLRVSHRIAVLRGGRIVDTLPADELTVDSLLALVTRPEDTP; this is encoded by the coding sequence ATGGATCCACGCGAGCACGCGGGCGGCGTCGCCCCCGTCGTCGAGGTCACCGGAGCGACCGTGCGCTTCGGGGCAGAGACCGTGCTCGACGGCGTCGACTTCCGCCTGTTCCCCGGCGAGGTCCACTCGCTCATGGGCGAGAACGGCGCCGGCAAGTCGACCCTCATCCGGGCGCTCACCGGCGTGCTCCACCTCGACGCGGGCGTCATCCGCGTCGGCGGCGAGCGCGCCGGGTACACGACCCCGGCGGGCGCCATCGCGGCGGGCATCAGCACCGTCTACCAGGAGATCGACCTCCTCCCGAACCTCACGGTCGCCGAGAACATCTGCCTCGGCCGCGAACCCCGCCGGTTCGGCGCCGTCGACTGGCGCGCGATGGTCGCCCGTGCCCGCGAGGCGCTCGCCGACCTCGGCGTCGACATCGACCCGCAGTCGGTGCTCGCCACCCACTCCCTCGCGGTGCAGCAGCTCGTCGCGATCGCACGCGCCGTGTCGATCGACGCGAAGGTGCTCGTGCTCGACGAGCCGACGTCGAGCCTCGACCTCGACGAGGTGGCGGAGCTCTTCCGCGTCATGCGCGAGCTCACCCAACGGGGAGTCGCGATCCTCTTCGTCTCGCACTTCCTCGACCAGGTGTACGAGATCTGCGACCGGATCACGGTGCTCCGCGGCGGACGCCTCATCGGCGAGTACGTGCCCACCGAACTCCTGCGGGTGGGCCTCGTCGAGAAGATGCTCGGACGGTCGGCCGAGGAGATGGCCGTCCACGACCGCGGCGAAGCGGCGCTCGCGGGACGCACCCCCCTGCTGGAGGCGACAGGGGTGACGGCCGGGGCCGGCATCCTGGATGCCGACGTGCGCCTCGCGGAGGGCGAAGTGCTCGGTTTCGCGGGGCTCCTCGGCTCGGGCCGCACGGAGCTCGCGCGCGCTCTCACGGGGGTCGACTCGACGGATGCCGGAGAGATCCGCCTGGCCGGGAGCACCGTCGAGCCGCGCGCGCCGCGGGAGGCCATCGCGCTCGGGGTCGTCTATTCGTCGGAGAACCGGCGCACCGAGGGGATCATCGAGGGCCTCAGCGTCCAGGACAACATCACCCTCGCGCTGCAGGCCGAGCGCGGCATGCTGCACCGCCTCGGCAATGCTCGCCGACGCGAGCTCGCGCAGAGCTGGATCGAGGCGCTCGACATCCGTCCCGCCGACCCCGACCGGCCCGCGGGCACCCTGTCGGGCGGCAACCAGCAGAAGGTGCTGCTGGCGCGGCTCCTGGCACTGTCGCCCCGGGTGCTCGTGCTCGACGAGCCGACCCGCGGGATCGACGTGGGGGCCAAGGTGGAGATCCAGCGCCTCGTCGGCGAGCTCGCCGACAACGGCCTGTCGGTGGTGTTCATCTCGGCGGAGCTGGAGGAGGTGCTGCGGGTCTCCCACCGCATCGCGGTGCTCCGCGGCGGGCGGATCGTGGACACCCTCCCGGCCGACGAGCTCACGGTCGATTCGCTCCTCGCGCTCGTCACCCGCCCGGAGGACACTCCGTGA
- a CDS encoding LacI family DNA-binding transcriptional regulator: MSEERGAKSANIFDVARLAGVSHQTVSRVLNDLPNVRPATRARVEQAIAQLRYSPSPAARALVTRRTRTIGLVTPGTADYGPTSIAMHFNVAARAERYSVDAVTSPDPDPGSVRTVIEGLLRQRVDAIVLIVNHIGVLEVVRGLELSVPVVAAAATQRRHPNLVSIDQYRGARAAVRHLAELGHTRILHLAGPPSNPDSLERLRGWRDELAARGLVAVDPPHGDWSAASGFQIGSSLDVGRGTAVFAANDHMAIGLVSALRTRGLRVPDDVSVVGFDDVPEAPYLLPPLTTVRQDFQALGELIMQKALLAVEEPGELTEDTPIATHLIVRDSTRPVA, from the coding sequence GTGAGCGAGGAACGCGGCGCGAAGTCCGCGAACATCTTCGACGTCGCGCGCCTCGCGGGCGTCTCCCACCAGACCGTGTCGCGCGTGCTCAACGACCTGCCCAACGTGCGCCCCGCCACCCGCGCGCGCGTCGAGCAGGCCATCGCGCAGCTCCGGTACAGCCCGTCGCCGGCGGCGCGTGCGCTCGTCACCCGCCGCACCCGCACGATCGGACTCGTCACGCCGGGCACGGCGGACTACGGGCCGACGTCGATCGCGATGCACTTCAACGTCGCCGCGCGCGCGGAGCGCTACTCCGTGGATGCCGTCACCTCTCCCGACCCCGATCCCGGCTCGGTGCGGACGGTGATCGAGGGCCTCCTGCGTCAGCGGGTCGACGCGATCGTGCTCATCGTCAACCACATCGGCGTGCTGGAGGTCGTGCGGGGACTGGAGCTCAGCGTGCCGGTGGTGGCTGCCGCCGCGACGCAGCGCCGGCATCCGAATCTCGTCTCCATCGACCAGTACCGCGGCGCACGGGCCGCCGTGCGGCACCTCGCCGAGCTCGGGCACACGCGCATCCTCCATCTCGCAGGCCCGCCGTCGAACCCCGACAGTCTCGAGCGCCTGCGGGGGTGGCGCGACGAGCTCGCTGCGCGGGGACTCGTGGCGGTCGACCCTCCGCACGGCGACTGGTCCGCCGCGAGCGGGTTCCAGATCGGCTCCTCGCTCGACGTCGGGCGCGGCACGGCCGTGTTCGCCGCGAACGACCACATGGCGATCGGTCTCGTGTCGGCGCTGCGGACCCGCGGACTGCGCGTGCCCGACGACGTGAGCGTCGTGGGGTTCGACGACGTGCCCGAAGCGCCCTACCTCCTGCCTCCGCTGACGACCGTCCGCCAGGACTTCCAGGCGCTCGGCGAGCTCATCATGCAGAAGGCGCTCCTGGCTGTGGAGGAGCCGGGCGAGCTCACCGAGGACACGCCCATCGCCACGCACCTCATCGTGCGCGACTCCACCCGCCCCGTCGCCTGA
- a CDS encoding NAD(P)-dependent oxidoreductase, protein MRIAVTGSSGKLGTVVVRELRAAGHDVIGLDRAGRRGPGFVEVDLTDYGQVIDALTAVNDQHDGVDALVHLAAVPAPGIRPDVATFQNNILSTFHVFWAALRLGLTRIVYASSETVQGLPFDVPPPYIPVDEDYPARPESVYSLVKHLEEQLAIELVRWHPDVSITALRFSNVMVPADYAEFPSFDADARLRKWNLWSYIDARDGAQAVLRALENAPAGFDRFLIAAADTVMSRPNADLVAEVFPGVEVRGDLGVNESLFSTAKAQRLLGYRPQHSWRDEV, encoded by the coding sequence ATGCGTATCGCCGTCACAGGATCCTCAGGCAAGCTCGGCACCGTCGTCGTCCGGGAGCTGCGGGCCGCCGGGCACGACGTCATCGGCCTCGATCGGGCAGGGCGACGCGGCCCCGGCTTCGTCGAGGTCGACCTCACCGACTACGGCCAGGTGATCGACGCTCTCACCGCGGTGAACGACCAGCACGACGGTGTCGACGCTCTCGTGCACCTCGCGGCGGTGCCCGCTCCCGGCATCCGTCCCGACGTGGCCACCTTCCAGAACAACATCCTCTCCACCTTCCACGTGTTCTGGGCGGCGCTGCGCCTCGGTCTCACGCGCATCGTGTACGCGTCGAGTGAGACGGTGCAGGGGCTGCCGTTCGACGTCCCGCCGCCCTACATCCCCGTCGACGAGGACTATCCGGCCCGGCCCGAGTCGGTGTACTCGCTCGTGAAGCATCTCGAGGAGCAGCTCGCGATCGAGCTGGTGCGCTGGCATCCCGATGTGTCGATCACGGCGCTGCGCTTCTCGAACGTCATGGTGCCCGCCGACTACGCCGAGTTCCCGTCGTTCGACGCCGACGCGCGCTTGCGCAAGTGGAACCTGTGGAGCTACATCGACGCCCGCGACGGAGCCCAGGCGGTCCTGCGCGCGCTGGAGAACGCGCCGGCGGGCTTCGACCGGTTCCTCATCGCCGCCGCCGACACCGTCATGTCGCGGCCGAACGCCGACCTCGTCGCCGAGGTGTTCCCGGGAGTCGAGGTGCGCGGCGACCTGGGCGTCAACGAGTCGCTGTTCTCCACGGCGAAGGCGCAGCGCCTCCTGGGCTACCGCCCGCAGCACTCCTGGCGCGACGAGGTCTGA
- a CDS encoding sulfurtransferase, translated as MTHPLVSATELADLLRADRPPIVLDVRWRLDAPDGRAAFESGHVPSAQYVSLDDELAAHGEPTDGRHPLPEAETFAETVRSWGVDEADTVVVYDDWLSYGAARAWWMLTDAGVPARVLDGGLSAWRSAGLPLEEGPSPIRPAGTVQPASGLLPRLTIDAAAALPHHGVLLDVRAPERYRGDTEPLDPRAGHIPGALNAPTVDSNDADGRLLPPEELRARFEAVGAHRDEPVGVYCGSGVSASHAALALTLAGFTPALYAGSWSQWSNHPDRPVAVGARP; from the coding sequence GTGACCCATCCCCTCGTCTCCGCCACCGAGCTCGCCGACCTGCTGCGCGCCGACCGCCCGCCGATCGTGCTCGATGTGCGGTGGCGGTTGGATGCGCCCGACGGCCGGGCCGCGTTCGAGAGCGGGCACGTGCCGTCGGCGCAGTACGTGAGCCTGGACGACGAGCTCGCCGCGCACGGGGAACCCACCGACGGCCGGCATCCGCTTCCCGAGGCCGAGACCTTCGCCGAGACGGTGCGCTCGTGGGGTGTCGACGAGGCCGACACCGTCGTCGTGTACGACGACTGGCTGTCCTACGGAGCGGCGCGCGCCTGGTGGATGCTGACGGATGCCGGGGTGCCCGCCCGAGTGCTCGACGGCGGCCTGAGCGCGTGGCGGTCCGCGGGACTGCCGCTCGAGGAGGGGCCGTCGCCGATCCGCCCCGCCGGCACGGTGCAGCCGGCGTCAGGCCTCCTGCCGCGGCTGACGATCGATGCGGCAGCCGCCCTTCCGCACCACGGTGTGCTGCTCGACGTGCGCGCGCCGGAGCGCTACCGCGGCGACACGGAGCCGCTCGACCCCCGGGCGGGCCACATCCCCGGCGCCCTCAACGCACCGACGGTCGACAGCAACGACGCCGACGGGCGCCTCCTGCCGCCCGAGGAGCTCCGCGCCCGCTTCGAGGCCGTCGGCGCCCACCGCGACGAGCCGGTCGGGGTGTACTGCGGGTCGGGGGTGTCGGCATCCCACGCCGCGCTCGCCCTCACGCTCGCCGGATTCACCCCGGCCCTCTACGCCGGGTCGTGGAGTCAGTGGTCGAACCACCCCGACCGTCCCGTGGCCGTCGGCGCCCGCCCCTGA